GCCTCCTGGCTGGCTGCCTGGTGCAGGGCCAGAAGCGCGAGCGCACGCGCGCCCACCAGCAGACCCGCGCATTCCTCGGGCGAAGAGGTCAAGGCCAGCCGCGCCAGCACGGCCAACTGGCTGCGCAGCGCAGGCGCCAGCGCGCCTTGGTCCAGCGGCACAATCAGGGGGCGGCGGCCGCCGCCCATGGCCGCCATGGCGTCGGCGCGCGGCAAGGCCAGGTAAAGCTCGCGCGAGGGGCCGTTCCAGTCGTAGCGCGCGGGGCGCGTCACGTCATACAAGGCCAGCGAGCCCGGCGCAATGCGCTGGCGGTGGTCCCTGGCATCGCACACCCGTACCGTGCCGGCCACGATGAAGGTCATGACCGTCATCCCCGCGCATGCCGGATGGTGACGCGGGTCGGCCAACGTGGCGTAGTCGCTGGAACGCGCGGCGCCAAAGTCGCATTGGCCGTCGCGCAGGGTGGTCAGCTCGGCGTTCAGCGTGCTGCCAGAGCGCGGCGGCTGCAGATCGACCAGTCGATGCGCGCGGGTGCGCCAGGCCTCAAAACGCAGTCGCGGCTCGATCTCGTCGGTGGACAGATGCTCCAGCGTGCAGGTGCGCCGAGGCGTGTCGGGAATGGGCGTGTGCCTGACCATGAGAACCCCTTCGTCAAGCGTGGCAGCCCTGCCGCCGCGCTTGGCAAAAGTGTTACACATCTGTGGGGAAATTGCAGCGGCCCGGTGGCCGCCGCGCCCCGCCGCATCGCACTCAGGCGAAATGATCGAACGATGCGAAATCGCCTTGCAGTGGCTGGCCGCCGCCGTCGACCAGACGCAGGCCCGGTGCGGCGTCGATGCGGCCGATGCGCGTCACGCGCGTGCGGCTTCGCGCGCCAGCGGCGTGCACCGCATCCAGGCGCGCGGGCGGCGTGGTGAACACCAGCTCGTAGTCATCGCCCCCGGCCAGCACGCAGCGCTGGCGCTGCGCTTCGGAAAGCGCCAGGGTTTTCAGTTCAAATACGGCATCAGGGCTTTGCTGACAAGTGTTGGCAGCTATCAAATGTGAAGTTTTATCGGCAGCGATCGTGGCGCCCACCTGCGAGGCGTTGAGCACGTGCACCAAGTCGCCCAGCAGTCCGTCGCTGACGTCGATCGCGCTCGTCGCCAGACCCCGCAGCTCCAGTCCGAGGGCCACGCGCGGCGTCGGGCGCTCAAGTCGTGCGCGCACGGCGGCGAGCACGGCGCTCGGCAACGGCCATTCGCCGCGCAGCGCGCCCAGCGCCAGGCGCGCCTGGCCGGGTGCGCCGCTCACCCAGAGGTCGTCGCCGGCGCGGGCGCCGCTGCGCAACAGCGCGTCGCCCCGGGGCAGTTCGCCGAAGACGGTGATGCAGATGTTCAAGGGGCCCCGGGTGGTGTCGCCGCCGATCAGCTCGCAGCCGTGCGCATCCGCCAGGGCGAACAGGCCGCGCGCGAATGCGGCCAGCCAGGCCTCGTGCGCCTGCGGCAGCGCCAGTGCCAGCGTGAAGGCCAGCGGCCGCGCGCCGCAGGCGGCCAGGTCCGACAGGTTCACGGCCAGCGCCTTGTGCCCGAGCCGCTCGGGGTCAGTGCCCGGCAGGAAGTGCCGGCCTTCGAGCAGCATGTCGCTGGAGATGGCCAGCTGCATGCCCGGCGCGGGCGAGAGCAGCGCGCAGTCGTCGCCCACGCCCAGCGCCGCGCGCCGCACGGGGCGGGTGAAATGGCGGTGGATCAGCTCGAATTCGCCCATGGCAGGCCTCAGCCGCGAAAGCGCAGCGCCGCCCGGCGCGTCACCTCGGCCAGCAGCTGCTCGCGCCCCATCAGCTCGCGCAGCCAGCGCGCGTCGTTTTGCCCGTCCAGGGTCTCCGCGCGCAGCAGCTGCAGCGCGCTGGTGGCGCCGTGTGCCTCGCCGAAGGGCGCGATGCGGTCCATGGTGCGCAGGATGTGCTCGCGCAGCGGCAGGTGTTCGCCGCTCACCGGGTCCACGTACTCGCCTTCCAGCCCGAAGCGGCAGGCCTGGAAGCGGTTGTAGGTGTAGACGAGGTAGTCGTCCTCCTGCGGCGTGAAGGGCTGCTCGGCGAGGAACCAGGCCGCGAGCGACTGCACGTAGCCGGCCAGCGCCGCCGCGCGCTCTATGGTCAGCGGCGTGTCGAAGACGCGGATCTCCACCGTGCCGAAACCCGGCTTGGGCCGGATGTCCCAGTAGAAATCCTTCATGCTCTTGACCACGCCGGTGCCGGTCATCTTGTCGAAGTACTGCTCGAACTCGGCCCAGGTGAGCACGCAGGGCGCGCGCCCCGAGAGCGGAAACGCGAACACCGAATTGAGCCGCGCCGAGTCGAACTGGGTGTCGTGCGCCTGCACGTAGGGGCTGGAGGCCGACAGCGCGATGAAATGCGGGATGTAGCGGCTCAGGCGGTGCAGCATCAGGAGCGCCGCGTCGGCGTCGGGGCAGCCCACGTGCACGTGCTGGCCGAAGATGGTGAACTGCTTGGACAGGTAGCCGTACAGCTGTGACAGCTCGTGAAAGCGCGGTTTGTCGTAGATGCGCCGTTCGTGCCACTGCTGGAAGGGATGCGTGCCGCCGCCGAGCACCGCGATGTTGAGCTTGTCGGCGCTACGCACCAGCGCGTCGCGGATCGGGGTGAGCTGGCTCAGCACCTCGCTGCTGGAGCGGCAGATGTCGGTGGAGACCTCGATCATGCCGCTGGTCATCTCCGGCACCACGGAGCCCGGCAGCGGCGTCTTCTTCATCAGGCGCAGCATGTCCTCGGCATAGGGCGCGAGGTCGTAGTCGTGGGTGTTGACGAGCTGCAGCTCCAGCTCCACGCCCAGCGTCAGCGCTTCGGAGTCGTGAAAGGCTTCCAGGCTCATGGCTGCTCCTTGACCTGTTCGGCCGCCCGCGCGCGC
This portion of the Comamonas flocculans genome encodes:
- the thiL gene encoding thiamine-phosphate kinase, with the translated sequence MGEFELIHRHFTRPVRRAALGVGDDCALLSPAPGMQLAISSDMLLEGRHFLPGTDPERLGHKALAVNLSDLAACGARPLAFTLALALPQAHEAWLAAFARGLFALADAHGCELIGGDTTRGPLNICITVFGELPRGDALLRSGARAGDDLWVSGAPGQARLALGALRGEWPLPSAVLAAVRARLERPTPRVALGLELRGLATSAIDVSDGLLGDLVHVLNASQVGATIAADKTSHLIAANTCQQSPDAVFELKTLALSEAQRQRCVLAGGDDYELVFTTPPARLDAVHAAGARSRTRVTRIGRIDAAPGLRLVDGGGQPLQGDFASFDHFA
- a CDS encoding helix-turn-helix transcriptional regulator, coding for MVRHTPIPDTPRRTCTLEHLSTDEIEPRLRFEAWRTRAHRLVDLQPPRSGSTLNAELTTLRDGQCDFGAARSSDYATLADPRHHPACAGMTVMTFIVAGTVRVCDARDHRQRIAPGSLALYDVTRPARYDWNGPSRELYLALPRADAMAAMGGGRRPLIVPLDQGALAPALRSQLAVLARLALTSSPEECAGLLVGARALALLALHQAASQEACDDSADDALDSLAAGRRAAALHFMAQQAHRPGLDADDIARGTGCSRTRLYAAFAEHDETVMSALRELRLQRARAALDEGQRVHLGALAWRCGFADPSQFSRVFKARFGLTPTAWARRAQAARRASVPR
- a CDS encoding YbdK family carboxylate-amine ligase, which gives rise to MSLEAFHDSEALTLGVELELQLVNTHDYDLAPYAEDMLRLMKKTPLPGSVVPEMTSGMIEVSTDICRSSSEVLSQLTPIRDALVRSADKLNIAVLGGGTHPFQQWHERRIYDKPRFHELSQLYGYLSKQFTIFGQHVHVGCPDADAALLMLHRLSRYIPHFIALSASSPYVQAHDTQFDSARLNSVFAFPLSGRAPCVLTWAEFEQYFDKMTGTGVVKSMKDFYWDIRPKPGFGTVEIRVFDTPLTIERAAALAGYVQSLAAWFLAEQPFTPQEDDYLVYTYNRFQACRFGLEGEYVDPVSGEHLPLREHILRTMDRIAPFGEAHGATSALQLLRAETLDGQNDARWLRELMGREQLLAEVTRRAALRFRG